A segment of the Bacteroidota bacterium genome:
GCTGGCGAATATGCCCTGAATGTGGCTGCCGGCAAAGCCATTAATGACAACTGGACTGCTGGTGTTGGCCTGAAATTGATTTACTCAACTTTTGAAAAATATACATCCTTCGGGCTCGCTTCTGATTATGCAATGTCGTATCATTCAGATGATAAATTATTTGCAAGTAGCTTATCGATATCAAATTTAGGATTTCAGTTTAAACCTTATAGCTCAAGAAATCAGGAACCACCGCCACTTAATGTGCAAATAGGCATGTCGAAAAAATTTGAGCATATGCCCTTGCGTTTTATCATGATTGCACATCACCTCAACAAACTGGATTTTTCCTATGTTGATCCCAACCAGCAGATTATTAGAAGTTTTGATGACACTGAGGAGCAAACATTAACAACAAGTTTTTCTGAAAAAGTATTCAGACATTTTGTGTTTGCCGGAGAGTTTGTGCTTTCTGAAAACTTCCATGTTCGTTTGGGATATAATCACCAGCGAAGAAGCGAATTAAAGATTGCTGATCGACCGGGAATGGTTGGTTATAGTTGGGGTTTTGGCTTAAAAATAAAGAAATTCTATCTCAGTTATGGAAATAGCATTTATCATGTAGCCGGAGGCTCTCATATGTTTTCTGTCACAATTAGCCCATCTGAGTTTGTGAAGAAGAAGACAGTGAATGATCGATTGCTTTAAGCAGTTCCCACTCATCTAATTTTAATAAATCAGTATTTAATTCTAAGCAATAAAAGTTTGTCAAAATCAAGTTTCGATTCGGCTCTGCTTATATATGATAGAACTTGATATTTTTGATTAATTTCACCATTCCAGAAAATATAAATATAGTTTACTCCATCGATTTCAAGAAACTCCAATTTTTCATTATTCAAAATATTTGCTTCAGACCATTCGGAACATCTTATAGAATAATCCGTTAAAAGTGATTTGGTTTTTGTTCCAATACCAATATGCCAAACAATCATATAACAACAACTACCTTCTTTATAAACTAACTCAGGTTTATAGGCTTCAAATCTTTTAAACAAAACCGTATCTGATTGTATCTCAAAATTAGTATCCGAAACACATGTTCTCCAACTACAAACTTGCTGAGAGCTATCTATGATATTATAGAACTCATCTTCAGTAATTTGAGATAATAATGTAAAATATGAAATTAGAAAGAAAGTGAAAAGAAATACAGTTTTACCAGCATGCATTATTGATTTTTTTATTCCAAATCTGTATTCAAACGATAACGAACTACCCTATTGTTGTTTTTATCAGCGATGTATATCATCTTCTTAAAATAACATACACCCATAGGGTCATCAAACTGAAATAAACCAGCTCCTTCTTCTCCAAAAGAAACTTTGATATTTTTCACATAACTCGTATTTGGTGGTGGCGGAACACCTTCTAATCCTTTGCTTGTAAACTGATAAAAACGATCTGTTTCGCTATCAACCACAAAAATATAGCCTGTTTGATCTGGTGCTACACATACATCCTGAGGATTTTTGAATTTATTGGCTTCATATAAAAATCCATTTGCTTTGTTAGGATCCATGACCAATAGTTCCGAATTTTCAGCATAATTAATTCCAGCATCAGGATCACTATATTCACGAATCCACAACACTCTAAACTCAATGGTTTTATCTTGATCTGCCTGACATATAATAAAATCGGGAGAAGTTGAAACACCGTACAGTTTTTGTGGCGGACCAACAAAAGAAGCAATCGATGAAATACCTATTGATGATTTCAAATTGGGCGTTACGGGATTCAGGCCTTTTGCATAGGAAATGTTTTTTCCTTCCTCATCAAAAAACAATACTGTATTGTCTGGACGTGCAGAGGAAGCTGGATCATATAATGAACCTTTTCGAGAAACATAAAGCGTATTATCAGCTAATACAGCCAAACCAGTAAATTCTACAATCCGATCTTCACTTCTGAATGGAATTATTTTTCTGGATGCATCACAAAATGGGTGAATGAGTGTATCCACAAAGTCAGGACCATTAAGTGTTGCCGTATTTTTCAAATGATAAACAGCTGTTAGTTCTTCTTCTTGTCCAAAAACATCCACTTTAGCTTTGCCTATCACATAGGTGTGAATTCGTCTGTCCTGAATTACTTCAGTAGCACCGGGAATCTTAATTGTTCTGTGTAATTGACCTTTTAAATCCAAAATATGAAGGCCATTATCATCAACCACATAAACCATTTCATCATAGCCAACAAAAACATCCACCGGGTTTTGAAAATCATCCCAAATAGGAAGAATGGGTACATAACCTACATCACTTGGAGCCAAATTTGGATCGATATTCCCTTGAATAAAAATATCATCAACTTCACTATTCTTTTTGGTTCCAAACATAAACTCACAAGATGAGAAAGTAAGTGTAAGGCTAAAAAGGATGATGTATGTGACTATATGCTTCATTATGATTTTACTTCAATGAAAAACCAACTGTAAGTCGGTGAATACTTCCCAATAAATCTTTGTTATTAAAACTGTAATCAAACTTAAGATTACCAAAATAGCGTTGTAAATAAATGCCAATACCTGCAGAAGGCCATCCGTTCTGATCGGCACCAAACTCATAGCCACTCCGCAAATATAAGAGTCTTTTCAAACTATATTCAACACCAAAACCAATTCGCTCATTATTATCGGTGGGATGTGTTAGTTGGGCTGTCAGAGTTAATGCATGATTATTTTTCTCATATACATTGGATGCAATTCCCATTTTAAAAATAGAAGGAACGCTTACACTTTCAAAGTTTGATATTGTTTCTTCCCCGTTTTGGGTGGTTAATGTTACTTCACCATTTGGACTTACATTGAATCCAAAGTTGGAAATGCCAACAGCAAATTTGGTGGTGCGAACAATCCCAATATTATATACAAAACCTAAATCGAATATTCCATTGTGCATTTTTATTCCTGCAATATCCTCATAAACGTATTTACCGCTTATACCGAAACTAAAATTATCAGATAAAACTTTGGCAAAAGATAAAGCCATTAATAAATTGGAAGCCGAGAAACTCAAACCATTTCCTAAGGGCTGATATTCGGTTGTCATGGGCATTTCCCCAGAAGTCAGATTGATGACGCTAAATGCCCAATAATTCAGTCTGGACTTTGACCAGGCCAAGCCAGCGTAATTCATTTCTACACCTGCAAAATAGGACGTATGTCCGAATTGAAAATGATAGCGATTGCTATCCAATTGAGTTAGTGCTGCAGGATTCCAAAATACTGCCGAGACATCATCACAAAGAGCAGTATAACTACCCGAAAGTGAAGCTGATCTGGCATCAGGAGCAATCTTTAAAAACTGCAAGCCAGCAGTTCCTGTTCTGGAATTACCAAATGACGGCAACACCTGAGAATAGGTTTGGGACATGATAAAACAGCCCAATGCTAATATGATTAACAGCCTTTTTTTCAAAACTCCTTAAACTAAACGAATACTTGACAAAGAGTCAAATATAAGGGATTAATGCAAAAAGATTTGCACGAATAAGTGTCTAAAATTGATTTATTAAATCTCAAATAATAAATTCCAATTTCTAAAATACAATGATCAAAAAATTTCTTCGATGTTTTAAAATTTGATTATTGATGTTTGGGGTTTATTTGTTTTTTGAAAATTGCTTTTTGGTGCTTTCTTTAATTTTTTTTTGACTTTATTTCCTAGCACTACCTAATCTCCACCTCCTTCATCTCCTCCCGACCAAAAATAGTTGGAAAATACATAAGCTCAGCTTTTGCTGGATTTAGCGTATAAGTACCACTATATCGTGGCTGCAGATTTATTTCAAACCTATGTTTTCCAATAGGTAGTTTTTCACAGAAAATAACCACTTTGTGTTTATAATATTCCCTATGAACTTCGTTGGGATTCCTGGTATCATTGGTTTTATTATATGAACAGCCAGCAGGAATCGGGACTTCTATGATTACATAATCTGATTCATTGGAGCTTTCAATCTGAACCTCAAGCAGTGCTAATTCACCAGCTTTCAGGAAATCTATTTGCTCAAAATCTTTTTTGAAATGGCTTATTATCTTAAAATCTTTCTCAATTCTTAATGGATTAATGTTCCACGATTTCTGGTAAAAACTAGCATAAATGGGCAAATTTCCTGATTTTTCTATATGAATTTCACCATGGCCAAATTCAATTTCCTGCTGTATGGGCACGCTTTCGATAGCTTCCGAACTAATTTCCTTAATGACAATACTACTCTTCATTCCCAATGTTGAATTTTGAAGAATGTCGGGAACAAGGGTTTTTAATATCATTGCTGTTTGATAGGTATTAGTCCAGCCGCTATTGGTTACATTTTCAAGAAAATAATTGCTCATTTTTGATAATAATTCATTGGAATCTCCAGTGTTCTTCAAACTTTGATAAGCCAACAGGCTTAGGTAATAGGAATTACTCTGATATGTACTTTCCTTAGATGAAATGAAAACACTTCCCATTTGATTTTGCTGCATATTATCAAATATCAAATCGGCATTAGTGGGTAGTTTTAAATTTGATTTCAGATTTTGTAGCATCAGCTGGTCAAGCAGACTCTTCTCATCATTTGATAACAAGGAAATATATTGTTGAAAATCAATTTCTATGGAATAATCAGACAATGTTTTTAAAATAAATAATTGGTTGGAAATTGTGTAATTCCTGAAATCCTTTAATAAATTCTTTTTGCTATCTGCTAAACTCTTGATTTCAAATCCTTGATTTTGTGCATAGAGTAAGCTGTTGATTACATAGGCGGTCATCCAGGGATTGATTTCTGATTTATTCCACCAACCCCAACAGCCCAGATCATTTTTATTCTTCTCTAATCTGTTGATGAGAGATTTAATTTTTTGTTCCTCTGAAAACTTGACACTCTTACTATCCTTTATCTGCTTATCCACTAAATGGGCAATAAGTTTTGAGGCCAATTGTTCATTACAAGCATATT
Coding sequences within it:
- the porQ gene encoding type IX secretion system protein PorQ, whose amino-acid sequence is MHKKFGYILFLFILISQSVFAQLGGRYTYAFLELPISARASALGHNMLPIYDKDLSLATTNPSLLNEEMSGRFNATFSNYLTDVNFGNLAYAKSFENGIIGLASIRYINYGDFIEADEFGTILGQFSAGEYALNVAAGKAINDNWTAGVGLKLIYSTFEKYTSFGLASDYAMSYHSDDKLFASSLSISNLGFQFKPYSSRNQEPPPLNVQIGMSKKFEHMPLRFIMIAHHLNKLDFSYVDPNQQIIRSFDDTEEQTLTTSFSEKVFRHFVFAGEFVLSENFHVRLGYNHQRRSELKIADRPGMVGYSWGFGLKIKKFYLSYGNSIYHVAGGSHMFSVTISPSEFVKKKTVNDRLL
- a CDS encoding PorV/PorQ family protein, whose product is MKKRLLIILALGCFIMSQTYSQVLPSFGNSRTGTAGLQFLKIAPDARSASLSGSYTALCDDVSAVFWNPAALTQLDSNRYHFQFGHTSYFAGVEMNYAGLAWSKSRLNYWAFSVINLTSGEMPMTTEYQPLGNGLSFSASNLLMALSFAKVLSDNFSFGISGKYVYEDIAGIKMHNGIFDLGFVYNIGIVRTTKFAVGISNFGFNVSPNGEVTLTTQNGEETISNFESVSVPSIFKMGIASNVYEKNNHALTLTAQLTHPTDNNERIGFGVEYSLKRLLYLRSGYEFGADQNGWPSAGIGIYLQRYFGNLKFDYSFNNKDLLGSIHRLTVGFSLK